One stretch of Leadbetterella byssophila DSM 17132 DNA includes these proteins:
- a CDS encoding glutamine--tRNA ligase/YqeY domain fusion protein, giving the protein MSEEGKERSLNFIEEIVENDLKNNRHGGRILTRFPPEPNGYLHIGHAKSICLNFGLAKRYGGGTNLRFDDTNPVTEDTEYVDSIKNDVKWLGFDWVNEYYASDYFDQLYAYAIKLIKDGYAYVDDSTSEEMAALKGTPTVPGKPSPYRDRSVEENLELFEGMAAGKYPEGSRVLRAKIDLNSSNMLMRDPIMYRIKFAHHHRTGDKWKVYPMYDFAHGQSDSIEEITHSICTLEFVAHRELYDWFIEKLGIFPSKQYEFARLNMTYTVMSKRKLLQLVNEKFVSSWDDPRMPTISGMRRRGYTPKAIRDFAERIGIQKRDNLIDVSLLEFFVREDLNRISTRVMAVFEPLKVVITNWPEGKVEVCKLENNPEDPESGHREVNFGKEIFIEASDFMEEPPAKYFRLKPGGMVRLKGAFIIQCDEVVKDAEGKITELRCSYIENSKSGEDVSGLKVKGVIHWVNAQEAAEAEVRLYDRLFKVENPAAEEGDFKDFINENSLQVVKALVEPSLKKATLEDKYQFIRNGYFVLDPDSGEKLIFNKTVGLKDSWKPA; this is encoded by the coding sequence ATGTCAGAGGAAGGCAAGGAAAGGAGTCTCAATTTTATTGAAGAAATAGTTGAAAATGATTTAAAAAATAACCGTCATGGAGGACGCATTTTAACACGTTTCCCTCCTGAACCCAATGGTTATTTGCATATAGGGCATGCCAAATCCATATGTTTAAACTTTGGATTAGCCAAACGTTACGGCGGTGGAACAAACCTTAGGTTTGATGATACAAATCCTGTGACGGAGGACACGGAGTACGTAGATTCTATCAAGAATGACGTGAAGTGGCTAGGGTTTGACTGGGTTAATGAGTACTATGCTTCTGACTATTTTGACCAGCTTTATGCTTATGCCATAAAGTTGATTAAGGACGGCTATGCTTACGTAGATGATAGTACCTCTGAAGAGATGGCTGCTCTAAAAGGAACCCCAACGGTTCCTGGGAAACCTAGTCCTTACAGAGATAGATCTGTAGAAGAAAACCTAGAGCTCTTCGAAGGTATGGCTGCAGGGAAATATCCTGAGGGTAGCAGAGTGTTAAGGGCTAAAATCGATTTGAATTCCTCAAATATGTTGATGCGTGACCCTATTATGTATAGGATTAAATTTGCGCACCATCATAGAACAGGTGATAAATGGAAGGTTTATCCCATGTATGACTTTGCCCACGGCCAAAGTGATTCTATAGAGGAGATCACCCATTCCATCTGTACTTTGGAATTTGTAGCTCACCGTGAACTTTATGATTGGTTCATAGAAAAGTTAGGAATCTTCCCTTCTAAACAATACGAATTCGCGCGTTTAAACATGACCTATACGGTGATGAGTAAACGTAAATTATTGCAGTTAGTCAATGAGAAATTTGTAAGTTCCTGGGATGATCCTCGTATGCCTACCATCTCCGGTATGCGTAGAAGAGGATATACGCCAAAGGCCATTCGTGATTTCGCTGAACGTATAGGAATCCAAAAACGAGATAACCTGATAGATGTAAGTCTATTGGAGTTCTTTGTAAGAGAAGACCTAAACCGGATTTCGACTAGGGTAATGGCCGTGTTTGAGCCACTGAAAGTGGTAATAACCAACTGGCCTGAAGGAAAAGTGGAAGTTTGTAAACTGGAAAATAATCCTGAAGATCCTGAATCGGGACACCGTGAAGTCAATTTTGGTAAAGAGATCTTTATAGAAGCTTCAGATTTTATGGAGGAGCCACCAGCAAAATATTTCCGTCTTAAGCCAGGTGGTATGGTGAGGTTAAAAGGTGCCTTTATCATTCAGTGTGATGAGGTAGTGAAAGATGCTGAAGGAAAGATTACAGAGCTGAGATGTTCATACATTGAAAACTCTAAGAGTGGGGAAGATGTAAGTGGACTAAAAGTGAAGGGAGTGATCCACTGGGTGAATGCTCAAGAAGCTGCAGAAGCGGAGGTTCGTTTGTATGACCGTCTCTTCAAGGTAGAGAACCCTGCCGCTGAAGAAGGGGATTTCAAAGATTTTATCAATGAAAACTCACTTCAAGTGGTGAAAGCTCTAGTAGAGCCAAGTCTGAAGAAGGCCACATTAGAGGACAAATATCAGTTTATCCGTAACGGATATTTTGTTTTAGATCCGGACAGTGGTGAAAAATTGATATTTAATAAGACGGTAGGCTTAAAAGACAGTTGGAAACCTGCTTAA
- a CDS encoding NAD(P)/FAD-dependent oxidoreductase → MKLTSNEPFWLVKNGIINSYPSLNDNLETDILIVGSGITGSLIAHQSIKDGYKTVLVDKREIANGSSSATTSMLQYEVDTPLWELIEMIGEEGAVGSYQACYDSIDILEKLVKNIKSDCGFKKKDSLLFAKYKKNVADLKKEHHTRLKHGFKGDWLEAEEIEKRFDLKGSHGGILTFQGGSIDAFKLAHDLLEYNAKKGLKVYDKTEITEVTYGKKQVRATTEYGNTIQAKKIIYCNGFESTSIIPEKFVNLLSSYAIVSEPFIDKPSKIKDTLIWDTGDPYIYMRTTDDNRILIGGEDDEFQSAKRRDASIRKKKARLEKIFEKMYPDVEFRTDFAWAGTFGETKDGLPYIGEHPNFPGAYFVLGMGGNGITFSVIGMEMFSLFMQGEKHPLSQYWKFRR, encoded by the coding sequence ATGAAACTCACCTCCAACGAGCCTTTTTGGCTGGTAAAAAATGGTATCATAAATTCCTATCCCTCCTTAAATGATAACTTAGAAACGGATATCCTCATTGTAGGATCCGGCATAACCGGCAGTCTTATAGCCCATCAAAGCATCAAAGACGGATATAAAACCGTGCTGGTAGACAAAAGAGAAATAGCGAACGGAAGCTCATCAGCTACCACTTCCATGCTTCAATATGAAGTGGACACTCCTCTCTGGGAATTGATTGAAATGATTGGAGAAGAAGGCGCAGTAGGAAGTTACCAGGCCTGTTATGATTCCATAGACATTCTAGAAAAACTAGTAAAAAACATCAAATCAGATTGTGGGTTCAAAAAGAAGGATTCCCTACTCTTTGCTAAATACAAAAAAAATGTAGCTGATCTGAAAAAAGAGCACCATACCCGACTAAAACACGGCTTCAAAGGGGATTGGCTAGAAGCAGAAGAGATAGAAAAACGCTTTGACTTGAAAGGTAGCCATGGAGGTATACTCACTTTTCAGGGAGGAAGCATTGATGCTTTTAAGTTGGCCCATGACCTCTTGGAATACAATGCGAAAAAAGGTCTAAAGGTGTATGATAAAACGGAAATTACAGAGGTCACGTATGGCAAAAAGCAAGTAAGGGCCACTACGGAATATGGAAACACCATCCAAGCTAAAAAAATTATTTACTGCAATGGCTTTGAAAGTACCTCCATTATCCCTGAAAAGTTTGTAAATCTACTAAGTAGCTACGCCATAGTTAGTGAGCCTTTTATTGATAAACCCTCCAAAATAAAGGATACCCTGATTTGGGATACGGGAGATCCTTATATCTACATGAGAACCACAGATGATAATAGGATATTGATTGGAGGAGAAGATGATGAGTTCCAAAGTGCTAAGAGAAGAGACGCTTCTATCCGGAAGAAAAAAGCCCGTCTGGAAAAGATCTTTGAAAAGATGTATCCGGATGTAGAGTTCCGAACGGATTTTGCTTGGGCCGGAACCTTTGGAGAAACCAAAGATGGTCTACCTTATATAGGAGAACATCCCAATTTTCCCGGAGCTTACTTCGTCCTAGGTATGGGTGGGAACGGGATTACCTTCTCCGTTATAGGAATGGAGATGTTTTCCTTATTTATGCAAGGTGAAAAACATCCATTGAGCCAATACTGGAAGTTCAGGAGATAA
- a CDS encoding enoyl-CoA hydratase/isomerase family protein — protein sequence MYNTILFEKQGAKAYITLNRPETYNALSRELLQELKRAIDACAEDEEVRVVILSGGEGKSFSSGADLKEGIGDRDLGKILKQVYTPLILAMRGLQKPIICSLNGLAAGAGMSLALACDVIIAEEEAYFTELFVGIGLLPDAGSMYFLPRIIGTQRTFEWCSTGRQVSMREAKEVGLILDFGKDYKEKVEKLANQYAHSATRSIGMMKQVLNHSFNKNLEEVLNLEAEAQTICGYTHDFAEGVRAFLEKRPPVFQGK from the coding sequence ATGTACAATACCATCTTATTTGAAAAGCAAGGCGCCAAAGCCTATATTACTTTAAACAGACCAGAAACCTACAATGCCTTAAGTAGAGAACTTCTGCAAGAATTGAAAAGGGCCATAGATGCCTGCGCAGAAGATGAGGAAGTTCGTGTAGTTATACTCAGCGGAGGGGAGGGGAAGTCCTTTTCCAGTGGTGCGGACTTAAAAGAGGGCATTGGAGACAGAGATTTAGGGAAGATACTTAAACAAGTGTATACTCCATTGATCCTTGCCATGCGCGGATTGCAAAAACCTATTATCTGTTCGCTGAATGGATTGGCGGCAGGTGCAGGGATGTCTTTGGCATTAGCATGTGATGTGATCATAGCAGAAGAGGAGGCCTATTTCACTGAACTTTTTGTGGGTATTGGCCTATTGCCGGATGCCGGATCAATGTATTTCTTACCTAGAATTATTGGCACACAGAGAACCTTTGAATGGTGCAGTACAGGTAGGCAGGTGAGTATGAGGGAAGCAAAAGAAGTGGGATTGATTCTAGACTTTGGAAAGGATTATAAAGAGAAAGTGGAGAAATTGGCTAATCAATATGCCCATTCCGCTACTCGGAGCATAGGCATGATGAAACAAGTCTTAAATCATTCCTTTAATAAGAACCTGGAAGAGGTACTCAATCTGGAGGCTGAAGCCCAGACCATATGTGGTTATACTCATGACTTTGCGGAGGGTGTGAGGGCCTTTTTGGAGAAAAGACCTCCGGTGTTCCAGGGAAAATAA